A genomic window from Methanobrevibacter sp. TLL-48-HuF1 includes:
- a CDS encoding DNA-directed RNA polymerase subunit A', which produces MKGFIKKIKQINFGLMSPEDIREMSVVKIETPDTYDEDGYPIENGLMDPHLGVIDPSLKCRSCGYRGGECQGHFGSIELARPVIHVGFGDVIHKILRSTCNECGRVLLTDDEIFKFTEKIKDAQNHHENLTKLLKEIYNEARRDVCPHCEAAQDDITIDKPVSIVQKMEGEDYKLTASEVRERLERISDEDAFVLGVNPEVARPEWLVLTVLPVPPVTVRPSITLDTGERSEDDLTHKLVDILRINQRLIENMEAGAPQLIVEDLWELLQYHVTTYFDNEASGVPPARHRSGRPLKTLAQRLKGKEGRFRSNLSGKRVNFSARTVISPDPNISINEVGVPEMIAKEVTVPAYVNDWNMDEMRTYIENGPNVHPGANYVIRTDGRKIRVYDETKDMILEKLEPGYIIERHLKDGDMVLFNRQPSLHRMSMMAHEVRVLPYKTFRLNLCVCPPYNADFDGDEMNMHVFQTDESRAEAKSLMRVQEHILSPRFGGPIIGAIHDHISGAYLLTKPGSEFTEEQALQIIRKSHLFNNENVDPKHLKRKHENWTGKELFSLLLPDDLNLVYKAEICQKCDVCKEEACDIDAYVVIENGELKHGVIDEKAYGSFSGRILDKIVKEYGPARAREFLDRSTDLAICGIMKTGITTSTNDEEIPEEAQERINEHLRESENKVDKLVEAYENDYLEALPGRSLEETLEMKIMQVLGEARDVSGQIAENYLTMEHNHSVVMARTGARASMLNLTQITSCVGQQSVRGGRIHRGYIDRTLPHFRKNELGAKAKGFVHSSYKKGLDPIEFFFHAMGGREGLVDTAIRTAQSGYMQRRLVNALQDLQVKPSGLVTDNQGMVIQLMFGEDGVDPAKSDFGKAADLNKIIDENRLGDANPNYDSGVEQEGK; this is translated from the coding sequence TTGAAAGGATTTATAAAAAAAATCAAACAAATTAACTTTGGGCTTATGTCTCCTGAGGATATTCGTGAAATGTCAGTAGTTAAAATTGAAACTCCTGATACTTACGATGAGGATGGTTATCCTATTGAGAATGGTTTAATGGATCCTCATTTAGGGGTTATTGATCCAAGTTTAAAATGTAGGTCTTGTGGTTATAGAGGTGGAGAGTGTCAAGGGCACTTTGGTAGTATTGAGTTGGCTAGGCCTGTTATTCATGTTGGTTTTGGTGATGTGATTCATAAGATTTTACGTTCAACATGTAATGAGTGTGGTCGTGTTTTATTAACTGATGATGAAATCTTTAAATTCACTGAAAAGATTAAGGATGCTCAGAATCATCATGAAAATTTAACTAAGCTTTTAAAAGAGATTTATAATGAGGCTCGTCGTGATGTTTGTCCTCATTGTGAAGCAGCTCAGGATGATATTACTATTGATAAGCCGGTTTCCATTGTTCAGAAAATGGAGGGTGAGGATTATAAATTAACTGCTAGTGAAGTTCGTGAAAGGCTTGAAAGGATTTCTGATGAAGATGCTTTTGTTTTAGGTGTTAATCCGGAAGTAGCTAGACCTGAATGGTTAGTGTTAACAGTTTTACCTGTTCCTCCAGTTACTGTAAGGCCTTCTATTACTTTAGATACTGGTGAAAGGTCTGAAGATGATTTAACTCACAAACTTGTTGATATTTTACGTATTAATCAGAGATTAATTGAAAATATGGAAGCAGGTGCTCCTCAACTTATTGTTGAAGATTTGTGGGAGTTATTGCAGTATCATGTAACTACTTACTTTGATAATGAGGCTAGTGGTGTTCCTCCTGCAAGACACAGGTCTGGAAGACCTTTAAAAACTTTGGCTCAAAGGTTAAAAGGTAAAGAAGGTAGGTTCAGAAGTAATTTGTCCGGTAAAAGGGTTAATTTCTCTGCCCGTACTGTAATTTCACCGGATCCAAACATCAGTATTAATGAAGTTGGTGTTCCTGAAATGATTGCAAAAGAGGTTACTGTACCTGCTTATGTAAATGACTGGAACATGGATGAAATGAGAACATATATTGAAAACGGTCCTAATGTTCATCCTGGAGCCAACTATGTTATAAGAACTGACGGAAGGAAAATCAGGGTTTATGATGAAACTAAAGACATGATTTTAGAGAAGTTGGAACCTGGTTATATTATTGAAAGACACCTGAAAGATGGGGATATGGTTTTATTCAATCGTCAGCCTTCTCTTCACAGAATGTCTATGATGGCTCATGAGGTAAGGGTTTTACCTTATAAAACTTTCCGTCTTAATTTATGTGTATGTCCTCCTTACAATGCAGATTTCGATGGAGACGAAATGAACATGCACGTTTTCCAAACTGATGAGTCTCGTGCTGAGGCTAAGTCTTTAATGCGTGTACAGGAACATATTTTATCTCCAAGGTTTGGTGGACCTATTATTGGTGCTATTCACGATCACATTTCCGGAGCATATCTTTTAACAAAACCGGGATCTGAATTTACAGAAGAACAGGCGCTGCAAATAATCAGAAAATCACATTTATTCAATAATGAAAATGTTGACCCTAAACACTTAAAACGTAAACATGAAAACTGGACCGGTAAAGAGTTATTCTCTTTATTACTGCCTGATGATTTGAATCTTGTTTATAAGGCTGAGATTTGTCAGAAATGTGATGTCTGTAAAGAGGAAGCTTGTGACATTGATGCTTATGTTGTAATTGAAAATGGTGAACTTAAACATGGTGTTATTGATGAAAAAGCTTATGGTTCTTTCTCTGGACGTATTTTAGATAAAATTGTTAAAGAGTATGGTCCTGCTAGAGCCAGAGAATTCTTAGACAGGTCTACTGATTTGGCTATCTGTGGAATTATGAAAACAGGAATTACCACAAGTACCAATGATGAGGAAATTCCTGAAGAAGCTCAGGAAAGGATTAATGAGCATTTAAGAGAATCTGAAAATAAGGTAGATAAATTAGTTGAAGCATATGAAAACGATTATCTTGAAGCTTTACCTGGTAGAAGCCTTGAAGAAACTTTAGAAATGAAGATTATGCAAGTGCTTGGGGAAGCTAGGGATGTATCTGGTCAAATTGCAGAAAACTACCTTACTATGGAACACAACCATTCTGTAGTTATGGCACGTACCGGTGCTAGGGCATCTATGTTGAACCTTACTCAGATTACTTCCTGTGTAGGACAACAGTCTGTTCGTGGTGGCCGTATCCACAGGGGTTATATTGACAGGACTTTACCTCACTTCCGTAAAAATGAGTTAGGTGCAAAAGCAAAAGGATTTGTACATTCCAGTTATAAAAAAGGTTTGGATCCAATTGAATTCTTCTTCCACGCTATGGGAGGAAGAGAAGGTCTTGTAGATACAGCGATTCGTACAGCACAATCCGGTTATATGCAAAGAAGACTGGTAAATGCACTTCAGGATTTACAAGTTAAACCATCCGGACTTGTTACTGATAACCAGGGAATGGTTATTCAACTTATGTTTGGTGAAGACGGAGTAGATCCGGCTAAAAGTGACTTTGGTAAAGCAGCTGACTTAAATAAAATCATAGATGAAAATAGGTTAGGAGATGCTAATCCAAACTATGATTCAGGTGTTGAACAAGAGGGTAAATAG
- the rpoA2 gene encoding DNA-directed RNA polymerase subunit A'': MDDAIIKKVEDALLKAEINFDARFVENGIVDPSSRVKFPEKYVDDLASAYVNRHLSDDELDMLIGELKTAYERAHVEAGEAVGTVAAQSVGEPGTQMTMRTFHYAGVMELNVTLGLPRLIEIVDARKKIATPTMDIYFTEEKRQDEEFVKTLANKIGKSTVNDVLSDFSLNYADMKVEAVLDERKIEDKRLDLEEILAKIQKNFKKADIKKDNLKIVVEPPKREIRELRLLADKFRDLQISGIKDIGKVIIRKDEREWIMHTEGSNLKDILSMDGIDTYRTTTNDIHEIETVLGIEAARQSIINEARNTLENQGLSVDVRHIMLVADIMTSEGEVKSIGRHGISGEKSSVLARAAFEETGKHLLRASIRGEVDDLTGIIENIIIGQPIPLGTGSIGVKMANKNE, from the coding sequence ATGGATGATGCAATAATTAAAAAAGTGGAAGATGCTTTACTTAAAGCTGAAATAAACTTTGATGCAAGATTTGTTGAAAACGGAATTGTTGACCCGTCAAGTCGTGTAAAATTCCCTGAAAAATATGTGGATGATTTAGCATCTGCTTATGTTAACAGACATTTATCTGACGATGAGTTAGATATGCTTATTGGAGAGCTTAAAACTGCCTATGAACGAGCTCATGTTGAAGCTGGTGAGGCTGTTGGAACAGTAGCTGCACAATCTGTAGGTGAACCAGGTACTCAGATGACTATGCGTACTTTTCACTATGCAGGGGTAATGGAATTAAACGTAACATTAGGTCTTCCAAGACTTATTGAAATCGTGGATGCAAGAAAAAAAATAGCTACTCCAACAATGGATATTTACTTTACTGAAGAAAAACGTCAGGATGAGGAATTCGTTAAAACTTTAGCTAATAAAATTGGTAAAAGTACTGTAAACGATGTTCTCAGTGATTTCAGTTTAAATTATGCGGATATGAAAGTTGAAGCAGTTTTAGACGAAAGAAAAATTGAAGATAAAAGACTTGATCTTGAGGAAATTCTTGCTAAAATTCAGAAAAACTTTAAAAAAGCTGATATTAAAAAGGATAATCTCAAGATTGTTGTCGAACCGCCAAAACGTGAAATTAGGGAGCTTCGTCTTTTAGCAGACAAATTCCGTGATTTACAGATAAGTGGTATTAAAGACATTGGAAAAGTCATTATCCGTAAAGATGAAAGAGAATGGATTATGCACACTGAAGGTTCTAATCTTAAGGATATTCTCTCTATGGACGGTATTGACACATACAGAACTACTACAAATGACATTCATGAGATAGAAACTGTATTGGGTATTGAAGCAGCTCGTCAATCAATTATTAATGAAGCAAGAAATACTCTTGAAAACCAAGGTCTTAGTGTTGATGTTAGACACATTATGTTAGTTGCAGATATTATGACTTCTGAAGGAGAAGTAAAATCCATTGGTAGACATGGTATTAGTGGTGAAAAATCAAGCGTTTTAGCTCGTGCAGCTTTTGAAGAAACTGGTAAACATTTACTTCGTGCAAGTATTCGCGGTGAAGTTGATGATTTAACTGGTATCATCGAAAATATTATTATTGGACAACCAATACCTCTTGGTACCGGTTCAATCGGTGTCAAAATGGCAAATAAAAATGAATAG
- a CDS encoding 50S ribosomal protein L30e: protein MMDVDRSIRVAVDTGDVTLGSEKSIQSLKLGKGQLVIVAANTPKDIVEDVEYYTNLSDIPSYTYEGSSVELGSVCGKPFTVATLIVNDPGDSTILDDLR, encoded by the coding sequence ATGATGGACGTAGATAGAAGTATCAGGGTAGCTGTCGATACTGGTGATGTGACATTAGGCTCTGAAAAATCAATTCAATCTTTAAAATTAGGAAAAGGTCAGCTTGTAATTGTTGCTGCAAACACTCCTAAAGATATTGTTGAAGATGTTGAATATTATACAAATCTTTCAGATATCCCATCATACACTTACGAAGGTTCAAGTGTAGAATTGGGTTCTGTCTGTGGTAAACCATTTACAGTTGCTACATTAATCGTTAACGATCCAGGAGATTCTACTATATTAGATGATTTGAGGTAG
- a CDS encoding NusA-like transcription termination signal-binding factor has product MSIKFTANEIRYIALFENMTGAMVKDCIIDDEHGKVTFVVKNGDMGLAIGKGGSTVSKVQRAVDKGIEIVELSDDPIQFIKNLLSPAEVQGVKVLQKESGEKIATVTADNTNKRIAIGKNGVNIERAKLIAKRQHNINNIILK; this is encoded by the coding sequence ATGTCTATTAAATTCACTGCAAATGAAATTAGATACATAGCTCTTTTTGAAAACATGACTGGAGCAATGGTTAAAGATTGTATTATCGATGATGAACATGGTAAAGTCACATTTGTCGTGAAAAACGGTGATATGGGATTAGCTATTGGAAAAGGCGGAAGCACTGTTTCCAAAGTTCAAAGAGCAGTAGATAAAGGAATTGAAATCGTTGAATTATCCGACGATCCGATTCAATTTATTAAAAATCTTTTATCCCCTGCAGAAGTACAAGGTGTTAAAGTACTTCAGAAAGAATCAGGTGAAAAAATAGCTACTGTTACAGCAGATAATACCAACAAACGTATTGCTATCGGTAAAAACGGTGTCAATATTGAAAGAGCTAAGTTAATTGCAAAAAGACAACACAATATAAACAATATTATTTTAAAATAG
- a CDS encoding flippase, which translates to MVNNFLKNNLAILFGNVFFKIGGYIYKFLMVYLLNNYAYGILTIISPFQNILQTLAAGGLPPTISKYVSEYNATNQKENSYKLILVSIKIAILLGITFGLLMIFFIAPLLVKIYNNKSLLLPLQIIGLIVPFSAIVGVFRGIFQGTYEMTHILTSRAIEQITMILSAIVLIILGFSVVGAIFGSVIGFFSSLISVIIILHKYFLDVFQGMLKLKMDFKEEIKIAYKIISFSIPVILTTISEIGIYSMTTTIMPLFITISEVGYFGIAEPIARLPLMISNSLATTILPVTSEMFASKNTNILKKYMFNALRYNLIIMVPICLFIMIFSKEVLLVMFFTKPFYSKGANVLTILTLGMFFYSIFAITSSMIQGAGKPKSSMYLLIGGFIQILLLSFIFIPYFGVNGGAISTTLTTATMTLISLIYLNKHISLKFNMGHYLKILFAGIIITIFLLILPKNLIGFYIGLLFLFPIYLITLMIIKGFTTDDLNILMKIENKIPFKLTIIKKMIIKGTEVNFNEYRK; encoded by the coding sequence ATGGTTAATAATTTTCTTAAAAATAATTTAGCTATTTTATTTGGAAATGTATTTTTTAAAATAGGTGGATATATATACAAATTTTTAATGGTTTATCTTCTAAACAACTATGCTTATGGTATTTTAACAATTATCTCTCCTTTTCAAAATATATTGCAAACATTAGCAGCAGGAGGATTGCCTCCAACCATAAGTAAATATGTGTCAGAATATAATGCTACAAATCAAAAAGAAAATTCCTATAAACTCATATTAGTTTCTATAAAAATTGCAATCTTATTAGGAATAACTTTTGGACTATTAATGATTTTTTTTATAGCACCTTTACTTGTTAAAATTTATAATAACAAATCACTATTACTACCTTTACAAATTATAGGTTTAATCGTCCCATTTAGTGCTATTGTAGGTGTATTTAGAGGAATATTTCAAGGAACATATGAAATGACACATATATTAACTAGTCGAGCTATTGAACAGATCACTATGATTTTATCAGCTATCGTATTAATTATACTTGGTTTTTCAGTTGTAGGTGCCATATTTGGTAGTGTAATTGGTTTTTTCTCTTCATTAATCTCAGTTATTATAATTTTACATAAATATTTTTTAGACGTCTTCCAAGGAATGTTAAAATTAAAAATGGATTTTAAAGAAGAAATAAAAATTGCTTATAAAATAATCTCATTTTCAATTCCAGTTATTTTAACTACAATTTCAGAAATAGGAATATACAGTATGACCACCACAATAATGCCTTTATTCATTACAATCTCTGAAGTTGGATATTTTGGAATAGCAGAACCTATTGCAAGACTACCCCTGATGATTTCTAATTCTTTAGCTACTACAATATTACCTGTAACATCTGAAATGTTTGCATCAAAAAATACAAATATACTTAAAAAATATATGTTTAATGCTTTAAGATATAACTTAATCATAATGGTACCAATATGTTTATTTATAATGATTTTTTCTAAAGAAGTATTGTTAGTGATGTTTTTCACCAAACCATTTTATTCAAAAGGTGCAAATGTTTTAACAATTTTAACATTAGGAATGTTTTTTTATTCCATATTTGCAATAACTTCAAGTATGATTCAAGGTGCAGGTAAACCAAAAAGTTCAATGTATCTTTTAATTGGAGGTTTTATCCAAATATTACTTTTAAGCTTTATATTCATCCCTTATTTTGGGGTAAATGGTGGTGCTATCTCCACTACATTAACAACAGCAACAATGACATTAATTTCATTAATCTATTTAAATAAACACATTTCCTTAAAATTTAACATGGGCCATTATTTAAAAATATTATTTGCTGGAATAATAATCACTATATTTTTATTAATTTTACCCAAAAACTTAATTGGATTCTACATAGGATTATTATTTTTATTCCCCATTTATTTAATCACATTAATGATTATAAAAGGATTTACAACAGATGATTTAAACATATTAATGAAAATTGAAAATAAAATACCATTTAAATTAACAATTATTAAAAAAATGATAATTAAAGGAACGGAAGTGAATTTTAATGAATATAGAAAATAA
- a CDS encoding transposase: MNESSIMSLETKPEFFTIDNGYYTDKALEYCFKHNIKIIIPDRTEAERKSNRPKKKYAKCKFTENRVENYFICPEGVKLPFKNYRKINEQLHKIYSTTKCKQCPKLKSCTFSRVREITEVVDPYKEKLKDDYFSDYGQKIYKKRTPITESIFGVLKTGRNYNGLKRLGKQKCIINLNIETTAHNLKIIHKNIIEKN, translated from the coding sequence ATGAATGAATCATCAATCATGAGTTTGGAAACAAAACCAGAATTTTTCACCATAGACAATGGATATTATACAGATAAGGCATTAGAATACTGTTTTAAACACAATATAAAAATAATAATTCCCGATAGAACTGAAGCAGAAAGAAAAAGCAATAGGCCAAAAAAGAAATATGCAAAATGCAAATTTACAGAAAATAGGGTAGAAAACTACTTCATTTGCCCAGAAGGAGTAAAATTACCTTTCAAAAATTATAGAAAAATAAATGAGCAATTACATAAAATATATTCAACAACCAAATGTAAACAATGCCCAAAACTAAAATCATGCACTTTTAGCAGAGTTAGAGAAATAACTGAAGTAGTAGACCCATATAAAGAAAAATTAAAAGATGATTACTTCTCTGATTATGGGCAAAAAATTTACAAAAAAAGAACACCCATAACTGAATCAATATTTGGCGTTTTAAAAACAGGACGAAATTACAACGGTTTAAAAAGATTGGGAAAACAAAAATGTATTATAAATTTAAATATTGAAACAACAGCCCATAATCTCAAAATAATTCATAAAAACATCATAGAAAAAAATTAA
- a CDS encoding 30S ribosomal protein S12: MPGLFAAKKLKKNRQNFKWKDVDYKRKALRLDVKADPLEGAPQARGIVIEKVGIEAKQPNSAIRKCVRVQLIKNGKQLTAFAPGDGAIGFIDEHDEVMIEGIGGPSGRSMGDIPGVRWKVSKVNNVALSEMVSGKIEKPVR; this comes from the coding sequence ATGCCAGGACTTTTTGCTGCAAAAAAACTTAAAAAAAATAGACAAAATTTTAAGTGGAAAGATGTAGATTACAAAAGGAAAGCTTTAAGATTAGATGTTAAAGCAGACCCTCTCGAAGGAGCTCCTCAAGCTAGAGGAATTGTAATCGAAAAAGTAGGGATAGAAGCAAAACAACCTAACTCTGCTATACGTAAATGTGTTCGTGTTCAATTAATCAAAAACGGTAAACAATTAACCGCTTTCGCACCAGGTGACGGAGCTATTGGATTTATCGATGAGCACGATGAAGTTATGATTGAAGGAATTGGTGGACCATCTGGAAGATCTATGGGAGATATTCCTGGAGTTCGTTGGAAAGTATCTAAAGTTAACAACGTAGCTTTATCCGAGATGGTAAGTGGAAAAATAGAAAAACCTGTAAGATAA
- a CDS encoding 30S ribosomal protein S7 gives MSKLFDKWELDEVKIEDLGLVKYICLDETLVPHTSGRHVKRQFAKSKVSIIERLMNKIMRTHINSGKKNKAYNIVKDALDIINKRTKKNPVQVLVTAVENTSPREETTRIKYGGIGYQVAVDISPQRRVDLSLGFLTRGTLQSAFKNRKSVAECLADELILASEEDSRSFALQKKEEKERVAKAAH, from the coding sequence ATGAGTAAATTATTTGATAAATGGGAACTCGATGAAGTCAAAATCGAAGATTTAGGTTTAGTAAAATACATCTGCTTAGATGAAACTCTTGTTCCTCACACTTCAGGTAGACATGTAAAAAGACAGTTTGCAAAATCTAAAGTATCTATCATTGAAAGATTAATGAATAAAATCATGAGGACTCACATCAACTCAGGTAAGAAAAACAAAGCTTACAATATTGTAAAAGATGCATTGGATATTATCAACAAAAGAACTAAAAAGAATCCTGTTCAAGTTTTAGTTACTGCAGTTGAAAATACTTCCCCTCGTGAAGAAACTACTCGTATTAAATACGGTGGTATCGGATACCAAGTAGCAGTGGACATTTCTCCACAAAGAAGGGTAGACCTTTCATTAGGATTTTTAACTAGAGGAACTTTACAATCAGCATTTAAAAACAGAAAATCTGTTGCTGAATGTTTAGCTGATGAATTAATTCTTGCTTCTGAAGAAGATTCCAGAAGTTTTGCTTTACAGAAAAAAGAAGAAAAAGAAAGAGTTGCAAAAGCAGCACACTAA
- a CDS encoding elongation factor EF-2, giving the protein MSRREKMIAKIKDLMYKPDSIRNIGICAHIDHGKTTLSDNLLAGAGMISEELAGDQRFLDFDEQEQARGITIDAANVSMVHNYKDEEYLINLIDTPGHVDFGGDVTRAMRAVDGAVVVVCAVEGIMPQTETVLRQALKENVKPVLFINKVDRLINELKLEPDELQKRFINIYMEANKLIKNMAPEDKKEEWAVDFTDGSVAFGSAYHNWAINVPMMQETGVNFKDIIDYCNEDKQKELAQKVPLSEVLLGMVVEHLPSPKVSQEYRVPNIWEGDIESPAGQGMITTSPDGPLAVMVTNVSVDKHAGEIATGRVYGGSIEKGTEVYLVGSHSKSRVQQVGVYFGPERVNTDAVPAGNIVYIAGAKGAIAGETICSPEDKIKEFEGLDHISEPVVTVAVEAKNTKDLPKLIEVLRQVAKEDPTIKVEINEETGEHLVSGMGELHLEVISYRIKEKGVEIQTSEPIVVYRETVSQLSPQVEGKSPNKHNRFYITVEPLEDELFKALQEGKLKEGKVKGKESANDFMEYGLDKEEARKVWDVYNRSLFINATRGIQYLDEVKELLIEGFESALNDGPLAKEIAMGLKFKLHDAKLHEDAVHRGPAQVLPAIRNAIYASMMSAGPTLLEPMQKVFINTPQDYMGPCTREIQNRRGQIVDMGQEGDMATIESKVPVAEMFGFAGDIRSAAEGRCLWSTEMSGFERLPREMQNQIVKEIRQRKGLSPEPYGPEHYVG; this is encoded by the coding sequence TTGAGTAGAAGAGAGAAAATGATTGCAAAAATTAAGGATTTAATGTATAAACCGGATTCCATCAGGAATATTGGTATCTGTGCTCACATTGACCACGGTAAAACTACATTATCCGATAACCTTTTAGCAGGTGCAGGAATGATTTCCGAAGAACTTGCTGGTGATCAAAGGTTTTTAGATTTTGATGAACAAGAACAAGCACGTGGTATTACTATTGATGCAGCAAACGTATCAATGGTTCACAATTACAAAGATGAAGAATACTTAATCAACTTAATTGATACTCCAGGTCACGTTGACTTTGGTGGGGATGTAACTCGTGCTATGAGAGCTGTAGATGGTGCAGTTGTTGTTGTTTGTGCTGTTGAAGGTATCATGCCTCAAACTGAAACTGTACTTAGACAAGCTTTAAAAGAAAATGTTAAACCTGTTTTGTTCATTAACAAAGTTGACAGATTAATCAACGAGTTAAAATTAGAACCTGATGAATTACAAAAAAGGTTCATTAACATTTACATGGAAGCTAACAAATTAATCAAAAATATGGCTCCTGAAGATAAAAAAGAAGAATGGGCTGTTGATTTCACTGATGGTAGTGTAGCATTCGGTTCAGCTTATCACAATTGGGCTATTAACGTTCCAATGATGCAAGAAACTGGAGTTAACTTCAAAGACATCATTGATTACTGTAATGAAGATAAACAAAAAGAATTAGCTCAAAAAGTGCCATTATCTGAAGTATTGCTTGGTATGGTAGTAGAACACTTACCTTCTCCTAAAGTATCTCAGGAATACAGGGTACCTAATATCTGGGAAGGTGACATTGAATCTCCTGCAGGTCAAGGTATGATTACTACAAGTCCTGACGGACCTTTAGCTGTAATGGTTACTAATGTATCTGTAGATAAACATGCTGGTGAAATTGCTACCGGTAGGGTTTACGGAGGATCAATTGAAAAAGGTACTGAAGTTTACTTAGTTGGATCTCATTCCAAATCCAGAGTTCAGCAAGTAGGTGTATACTTCGGACCTGAAAGAGTTAACACTGATGCTGTACCTGCAGGTAACATTGTATATATTGCTGGTGCAAAAGGTGCAATCGCTGGGGAAACCATCTGTTCTCCTGAAGATAAAATCAAAGAGTTTGAAGGATTAGATCATATTTCTGAACCTGTAGTTACAGTTGCTGTAGAAGCTAAAAATACTAAAGATTTACCAAAATTAATTGAAGTATTAAGGCAAGTAGCTAAAGAAGACCCAACCATTAAAGTTGAAATTAACGAAGAAACCGGTGAACACTTAGTTTCAGGTATGGGAGAACTTCACTTGGAAGTTATCAGTTACAGAATTAAAGAAAAAGGTGTGGAAATCCAAACTTCAGAACCTATTGTTGTATACAGAGAAACTGTATCTCAATTATCTCCACAAGTTGAAGGTAAATCTCCAAACAAACATAACAGATTCTACATTACTGTTGAACCTTTAGAAGATGAACTTTTCAAAGCATTACAAGAAGGAAAACTCAAAGAAGGTAAAGTTAAAGGTAAAGAATCTGCTAATGACTTCATGGAATACGGTTTGGATAAAGAAGAAGCAAGAAAAGTATGGGATGTTTACAACAGAAGCTTATTCATTAATGCTACTCGTGGTATCCAATACTTAGATGAAGTAAAAGAGCTTTTAATTGAAGGATTTGAATCTGCACTTAATGACGGACCTTTAGCTAAAGAAATAGCTATGGGATTAAAATTCAAACTTCACGATGCAAAACTTCACGAAGATGCAGTTCACAGAGGACCTGCACAAGTATTGCCAGCTATTAGAAATGCAATTTATGCATCTATGATGTCTGCTGGTCCTACTTTACTTGAACCTATGCAAAAAGTGTTCATTAACACTCCACAAGATTACATGGGTCCATGTACCAGGGAAATCCAAAACAGAAGAGGTCAAATAGTTGACATGGGTCAAGAAGGAGACATGGCTACTATTGAATCTAAAGTTCCTGTAGCTGAAATGTTTGGTTTTGCTGGAGATATCAGATCCGCTGCTGAAGGTAGATGTTTATGGTCTACTGAAATGTCTGGATTTGAAAGATTACCACGTGAAATGCAAAATCAAATCGTTAAAGAGATTAGGCAAAGAAAAGGCTTATCTCCAGAACCTTATGGTCCTGAACATTATGTAGGATAA